The Symphalangus syndactylus isolate Jambi chromosome 11, NHGRI_mSymSyn1-v2.1_pri, whole genome shotgun sequence genome contains a region encoding:
- the TGFB1I1 gene encoding transforming growth factor beta-1-induced transcript 1 protein isoform X1: MVTAGLPAPGRPPPPAPTGHGPRPVRPAPPARAPPWRTWTPCSLTWRLPPRTCQGQGLPKSALRSLSPLPHPMATSHSTVCKPRSPKPAAPAAPPFSSSSGVLGTGLCELDRLLQELNATQFNITDEIMSQFPSSKVASGEQKEDQSEDKKRPSLPSSPSPGLPKPSATSATLELDRLMASLSDFRVQNHLPVSGPTQPPVASSTNEGSPSPPEPTGKGSLDTMLGLLQSDLSRRGVPTQAKGLCGSCNKPIAGQVVTALGRAWHPEHFVCGGCSTALGGSSFFEKDGAPFCPECYFERFSPRCGFCNQPIRHKMVTALGTHWHPEHFCCVSCGEPFGDEGFHEREGRPYCRRDFLQLFAPRCQGCQGPILDNYISALSALWHPDCFVCRECFAPFSGGSFFEHEGRPLCENHFHARRGSLCATCGLPVTGRCVSALGRRFHPDHFTCTFCLRPLTKGSFQERAGKPYCQPCFLKLFG; the protein is encoded by the exons ATGGTCACGGCCGGGCTTCCAGCTCCCGGAcgtcccccgccccccgcccccaccggACACGGCCCCCGCCCTGTTCGCCCCGCGCCACCCGCCCGCGCCCCGCCATGGAGGACCTGG ACGCCCTGCTCTCTGACCTGGAGACTACCACCTCGCACATGCCAAGGTCAGGGGCTCCCAAAGAGCGCCCTGCGGAGCCTctcacccctcccccatcctATGGCCACCAGCCACAG CACGGTATGCAAGCCTCGGTCCCCAAAGCCTGCAGCCCCGGCGGCCCCTCCATTCTCCTCTTCCAGCGGTGTCTTGGGTACTGGGCTCTGTGAGCTAGATCGGTTGCTTCAGGAACTTAATGCCACCCAGTTCAACATCACAG aTGAAATCATGTCTCAGTTCCCATCTAGCAAGGTGGCTTCAGGAGAGCAGAAGGAGGACCAGTCTGAAGACAAGAAAAGACCCAGCCT CCCTTCCAGCCCgtctcctggcctcccaaagccttcTGCCACCTCGGCCACTCTGGAGCTGGATAGACTGATGGCCTCACTCTCTGACTTCCGCGTTCAAAACCAT CTTCCAGTCTCTGGGCCAACCCAGCCACCGGTGGCGAGCTCCACAAACGAGGGCTCCCCGTCCCCACCAGAGCCGACTGGCAAGGGCAGCCTAGACACCATGCTGGGGCTGCTGCAGTCCGACCTCAGCCGCCGGGGTGTTCCCACCCAGGCCAAGGGCCTCTGTGGCTCCTGCAATAAACCTATTGCTGGGCAA GTGGTGACGGCTCTGGGCCGCGCCTGGCATCCCGAGCACTTCGTTTGCGGAGGCTGTTCCACCGCCTTGGGAGGCAGCAGCTTCTTCGAGAAGGATGGAGCCCCCTTCTGCCCCGAGTGCTACTTTGAGCGCTTCTCGCCTAGATGTGGCTTCTGCAACCAGCCCATCCGACAC AAGATGGTGACCGCCTTGGGCACTCACTGGCACCCAGAGCATTTCTGCTGCGTCAGTTGCGGGGAGCCCTTCGGAGATGAGG GTTTCCACGAGCGCGAGGGCCGCCCCTACTGCCGCCGGGACTTCCTGCAGCTGTTCGCCCCGCGCTGCCAGGGCTGCCAGGGCCCCATCCTGGATAACTACATCTCGGCGCTCAGCGCGCTCTGGCACCCGGACTGTTTCGTCTGCAGG GAATGCTTCGCGCCCTTCTCGGGGGGCAGCTTTTTCGAGCACGAGGGCCGCCCGTTGTGCGAGAACCACTTCCACGCACGGCGCGGCTCGCTGTGCGCCACGTGTGGCCTCCCCGTGACCGGCCGCTGCGTGTCGGCCCTGGGTCGCCGCTTCCACCCGGACCACTTCACATGCACCTTCTGCCTGCGCCCGCTCACCAAGGGCTCCTTTCAGGAGCGCGCCGGCAAGCCCTACTGCCAGCCCTGCTTCCTGAAGCTCTTCGGCTGA
- the TGFB1I1 gene encoding transforming growth factor beta-1-induced transcript 1 protein isoform X2: MEDLDALLSDLETTTSHMPRSGAPKERPAEPLTPPPSYGHQPQTGSGESSGASGDKDHLYSTVCKPRSPKPAAPAAPPFSSSSGVLGTGLCELDRLLQELNATQFNITDEIMSQFPSSKVASGEQKEDQSEDKKRPSLPSSPSPGLPKPSATSATLELDRLMASLSDFRVQNHLPVSGPTQPPVASSTNEGSPSPPEPTGKGSLDTMLGLLQSDLSRRGVPTQAKGLCGSCNKPIAGQVVTALGRAWHPEHFVCGGCSTALGGSSFFEKDGAPFCPECYFERFSPRCGFCNQPIRHKMVTALGTHWHPEHFCCVSCGEPFGDEGFHEREGRPYCRRDFLQLFAPRCQGCQGPILDNYISALSALWHPDCFVCRECFAPFSGGSFFEHEGRPLCENHFHARRGSLCATCGLPVTGRCVSALGRRFHPDHFTCTFCLRPLTKGSFQERAGKPYCQPCFLKLFG, encoded by the exons ATGGAGGACCTGG ACGCCCTGCTCTCTGACCTGGAGACTACCACCTCGCACATGCCAAGGTCAGGGGCTCCCAAAGAGCGCCCTGCGGAGCCTctcacccctcccccatcctATGGCCACCAGCCACAG ACAGGGTCTGGGGAGTCTTCAGGAGCCTCGGGGGACAAGGACCACCTGTACAG CACGGTATGCAAGCCTCGGTCCCCAAAGCCTGCAGCCCCGGCGGCCCCTCCATTCTCCTCTTCCAGCGGTGTCTTGGGTACTGGGCTCTGTGAGCTAGATCGGTTGCTTCAGGAACTTAATGCCACCCAGTTCAACATCACAG aTGAAATCATGTCTCAGTTCCCATCTAGCAAGGTGGCTTCAGGAGAGCAGAAGGAGGACCAGTCTGAAGACAAGAAAAGACCCAGCCT CCCTTCCAGCCCgtctcctggcctcccaaagccttcTGCCACCTCGGCCACTCTGGAGCTGGATAGACTGATGGCCTCACTCTCTGACTTCCGCGTTCAAAACCAT CTTCCAGTCTCTGGGCCAACCCAGCCACCGGTGGCGAGCTCCACAAACGAGGGCTCCCCGTCCCCACCAGAGCCGACTGGCAAGGGCAGCCTAGACACCATGCTGGGGCTGCTGCAGTCCGACCTCAGCCGCCGGGGTGTTCCCACCCAGGCCAAGGGCCTCTGTGGCTCCTGCAATAAACCTATTGCTGGGCAA GTGGTGACGGCTCTGGGCCGCGCCTGGCATCCCGAGCACTTCGTTTGCGGAGGCTGTTCCACCGCCTTGGGAGGCAGCAGCTTCTTCGAGAAGGATGGAGCCCCCTTCTGCCCCGAGTGCTACTTTGAGCGCTTCTCGCCTAGATGTGGCTTCTGCAACCAGCCCATCCGACAC AAGATGGTGACCGCCTTGGGCACTCACTGGCACCCAGAGCATTTCTGCTGCGTCAGTTGCGGGGAGCCCTTCGGAGATGAGG GTTTCCACGAGCGCGAGGGCCGCCCCTACTGCCGCCGGGACTTCCTGCAGCTGTTCGCCCCGCGCTGCCAGGGCTGCCAGGGCCCCATCCTGGATAACTACATCTCGGCGCTCAGCGCGCTCTGGCACCCGGACTGTTTCGTCTGCAGG GAATGCTTCGCGCCCTTCTCGGGGGGCAGCTTTTTCGAGCACGAGGGCCGCCCGTTGTGCGAGAACCACTTCCACGCACGGCGCGGCTCGCTGTGCGCCACGTGTGGCCTCCCCGTGACCGGCCGCTGCGTGTCGGCCCTGGGTCGCCGCTTCCACCCGGACCACTTCACATGCACCTTCTGCCTGCGCCCGCTCACCAAGGGCTCCTTTCAGGAGCGCGCCGGCAAGCCCTACTGCCAGCCCTGCTTCCTGAAGCTCTTCGGCTGA